Proteins encoded within one genomic window of Mesobacillus subterraneus:
- a CDS encoding peptidyl-prolyl cis-trans isomerase, whose protein sequence is MEKKQLWYIIAGLAILNAITLVMLIAKPAILEGNKETVAEIGKESISRQEWLTELEERYGQDTLRDLIDQKVVKQMAEEYNIKVSDEAVERELTIYKAMYSSAGNEPRTEDKWKQQIKYSLLLEEILTKDVNVSEEDMKSFYEQNNSLFDLPASYHLSQIVVETKKEAESAVKELKDGSSFTALAMERSIDEFSANEGGDIGFVTEEDELVAPEVIDAAKTLKPEEWTGPVKVENGYAIVYLHEKLEGKKYAYSEVKNQIRRQIALEQMDIPVSARAFWNDAEVSWFYGDKEKK, encoded by the coding sequence TTGGAAAAAAAGCAGCTTTGGTACATTATTGCCGGGTTAGCCATATTGAACGCGATAACTCTTGTGATGCTGATAGCCAAGCCTGCTATCCTCGAGGGGAATAAGGAAACCGTTGCGGAGATTGGCAAGGAGTCCATCTCCCGCCAAGAATGGCTCACTGAGCTTGAAGAAAGATACGGACAGGATACGCTCAGAGATCTGATTGACCAGAAAGTAGTCAAACAAATGGCGGAGGAGTATAACATCAAAGTGTCTGACGAGGCTGTTGAGCGTGAACTGACAATCTATAAAGCGATGTACTCTTCAGCTGGCAACGAGCCGAGGACAGAAGATAAATGGAAGCAGCAAATAAAATATAGTTTGCTGCTTGAAGAAATTTTAACGAAGGATGTTAATGTTTCAGAGGAGGATATGAAGTCCTTTTATGAACAGAATAATAGCCTTTTTGACCTCCCTGCATCCTATCATTTGTCACAAATAGTCGTCGAAACGAAAAAAGAAGCTGAATCAGCGGTGAAAGAGCTGAAAGATGGTTCTAGCTTCACTGCGCTAGCGATGGAGCGGTCGATTGATGAGTTTTCTGCGAATGAAGGTGGAGACATCGGCTTTGTTACAGAAGAAGATGAGCTCGTTGCCCCGGAGGTAATCGATGCAGCAAAGACGCTGAAACCCGAAGAATGGACAGGTCCTGTAAAAGTGGAGAATGGTTATGCGATTGTTTATCTTCATGAAAAACTCGAAGGAAAGAAATATGCCTACAGCGAAGTCAAGAACCAGATTCGCAGGCAGATTGCCCTCGAGCAAATGGACATTCCTGTGTCGGCACGGGCGTTCTGGAATGATGCGGAAGTAAGCTGGTTTTATGGAGATAAAGAGAAGAAATAA
- the cysK gene encoding cysteine synthase A, with translation MVRIANSITELIGQTPIVKLNGLVDEQSADVYLKLEYMNPGSSVKDRIALAMIEDAETKGSLKQGDTIIEPTSGNTGIGLAMVAAAKGYKAILVMPETMSMERRNLLRAYGAELVLTPGPEGMGGAIRKAEELAKENGYFMPQQFENESNPSVHERTTGPEIVKQMGDQLDAFIAGIGTGGTITGAGKVLREKYKNIKIIAVEPTDSPVLSGGKPGPHKIQGIGAGFVPGVLDTNVYDEIFKVENEQAFDYARRAAKEAGILGGISSGAAIYAALETAKKLGKGKKVLAVIPSNGERYLSTPLYQFEE, from the coding sequence ATGGTACGCATTGCAAATTCCATTACTGAGCTGATCGGGCAGACACCAATCGTTAAGTTGAACGGACTTGTTGATGAGCAAAGTGCGGATGTATATTTAAAGCTTGAATACATGAACCCGGGCAGCAGCGTCAAGGATCGTATCGCTTTGGCGATGATTGAGGATGCAGAGACAAAAGGGTCTCTAAAACAAGGGGATACAATCATCGAGCCAACGAGTGGAAATACCGGAATCGGTCTGGCGATGGTAGCAGCAGCCAAAGGCTACAAAGCGATTCTCGTCATGCCAGAAACGATGAGCATGGAGCGCAGGAATCTGCTTCGTGCCTATGGGGCGGAACTTGTGTTGACTCCTGGTCCAGAAGGAATGGGCGGTGCAATCCGCAAAGCGGAGGAACTGGCAAAGGAAAACGGTTATTTCATGCCTCAGCAGTTTGAGAATGAATCAAATCCTTCTGTGCACGAGCGAACGACTGGACCGGAAATCGTCAAGCAGATGGGTGACCAGCTGGATGCCTTCATCGCTGGTATTGGTACGGGCGGAACAATCACAGGAGCAGGCAAAGTTCTTCGTGAAAAATACAAAAATATCAAGATTATCGCTGTTGAGCCGACAGACTCCCCGGTATTGTCCGGCGGAAAACCAGGACCTCACAAGATCCAGGGAATCGGTGCAGGATTCGTTCCAGGTGTACTTGATACAAACGTGTACGATGAAATCTTCAAGGTTGAAAATGAGCAGGCATTCGACTATGCCCGCCGCGCAGCAAAAGAAGCAGGAATCCTTGGCGGAATCTCTTCAGGCGCAGCCATCTACGCAGCTCTGGAAACAGCGAAAAAGCTAGGCAAAGGCAAAAAGGTGCTGGCAGTGATCCCGAGTAACGGAGAACGCTACCTGAGCACACCACTTTACCAATTTGAAGAATAG
- a CDS encoding anthranilate synthase component I family protein has protein sequence MPHYSIQSKTIHYSASRFFHQYDHIAQQYKEHVILESGRGGRYSIAAFNPEIIFSGKNNKLTITKGSSSSTLEGNPLELMKNQMEKYQVPEVEGLPDFQGGAIGYLSYDYARYIEKLPALAKDDSGIPEVYFQLFKEWFVLDHETDMLWLMTLTEKGQENQAEDRLSKWKGQWEADVLAVVAENKHAADELQVSMDETEFNEAVEKVQQYIAQGDVFQVNLSVRQSKPIETEAIEVYRQLRKLNPSPYMGYLHTQDFQLVSGSPELLAKVKGSEVSTRPIAGTRSRGRTDEEDLQLANELINNEKERAEHVMLVDLERNDLGRVCKYGTVEVNEFMVIEKYSHVMHIVSNVRGELAEGESWFDVVNATFPGGTITGAPKVRTMEIIEELEPVRRGPYTGSLGWFGFNGNMELNIIIRTMLVKDGMAHVQAGAGVVIDSIPANEYKESLKKAIALWKAKELAEGKA, from the coding sequence TTGCCGCACTATAGCATTCAGTCAAAAACGATTCATTATTCAGCTTCACGCTTTTTTCATCAATATGATCATATTGCACAACAATATAAAGAGCATGTCATCCTCGAAAGCGGGAGAGGCGGGCGCTACAGTATCGCCGCATTCAATCCTGAGATTATTTTTTCGGGTAAAAATAATAAACTTACAATCACAAAGGGAAGTTCATCAAGCACGCTGGAGGGAAATCCTCTTGAGTTAATGAAAAATCAAATGGAAAAGTACCAGGTGCCTGAAGTAGAAGGCTTGCCGGATTTCCAGGGTGGTGCGATCGGCTATTTGAGCTATGATTATGCCCGTTATATCGAAAAGCTTCCAGCACTGGCTAAGGACGATTCGGGAATACCGGAAGTCTACTTCCAGCTATTCAAGGAATGGTTTGTTTTGGACCATGAGACAGATATGCTGTGGCTAATGACTTTAACAGAAAAAGGACAGGAAAACCAGGCTGAGGACAGGCTTTCCAAGTGGAAAGGGCAGTGGGAGGCTGATGTTTTAGCAGTTGTTGCTGAAAACAAGCATGCTGCAGATGAGCTGCAAGTATCCATGGATGAAACGGAATTCAACGAGGCAGTTGAAAAAGTGCAGCAATACATTGCGCAGGGGGACGTATTCCAGGTAAATCTTTCTGTCAGACAGTCCAAGCCAATCGAGACGGAAGCGATCGAAGTATATCGGCAGCTGCGGAAGCTTAACCCTTCTCCATACATGGGTTACCTGCATACCCAAGACTTCCAGCTCGTCAGCGGTTCGCCTGAACTTTTAGCAAAAGTAAAAGGTTCTGAGGTCAGCACAAGGCCGATTGCCGGCACGAGATCAAGGGGCAGGACAGACGAAGAAGATTTGCAGCTTGCCAATGAACTGATCAACAATGAAAAAGAGCGCGCCGAACACGTCATGCTTGTCGACCTTGAAAGGAACGATCTTGGCAGGGTGTGCAAGTACGGCACGGTCGAAGTCAATGAGTTCATGGTCATCGAAAAGTACTCGCATGTCATGCATATCGTTTCGAATGTCCGGGGAGAGCTGGCGGAAGGCGAGAGCTGGTTCGATGTCGTCAATGCAACCTTCCCTGGCGGCACGATTACCGGTGCCCCAAAGGTAAGGACAATGGAAATCATTGAAGAGCTAGAACCGGTGAGGCGCGGACCTTATACAGGCTCGCTAGGCTGGTTCGGTTTTAATGGCAATATGGAACTGAACATCATCATTCGGACGATGCTGGTCAAAGATGGGATGGCTCATGTTCAGGCAGGTGCAGGCGTCGTTATTGACTCCATTCCTGCCAATGAATACAAAGAATCGCTGAAGAAAGCAATCGCTCTTTGGAAGGCGAAAGAGCTTGCGGAGGGTAAAGCATGA
- the hslO gene encoding Hsp33 family molecular chaperone HslO, with translation MSDYLVRALAFDGQIRAYAAKTTETVGEAQRRHYTWPVASAALGRTMTAGVMMGAMLKGEDKMTIKVEGGGPLGLILVDANAKGQVRGYVSNPHVHFDLNEHGKLDVRKGVGTDGTLTVVKDIGLRDYFTGQVPIVSGELGEDFTYYFATSEQVNSSVGVGVLVNPDNSIKAAGGFIIQLIPGTTEETITAIEQRLQTIPPVSKLIEKGLSPEELLEELLGKENVKVLDTMPVNFECNCSKDRFSNALISLGSDEIRDMIETEGQAEAHCHFCNEKYMFSKEELEEIEREAK, from the coding sequence ATGAGCGATTATTTAGTAAGGGCACTAGCTTTTGACGGACAAATCAGAGCATATGCAGCAAAAACGACGGAAACAGTCGGGGAAGCTCAGCGCCGGCATTATACATGGCCTGTAGCATCTGCTGCACTTGGCCGGACTATGACAGCTGGTGTGATGATGGGTGCCATGCTCAAGGGCGAAGATAAGATGACAATCAAGGTTGAAGGTGGAGGGCCGCTTGGGCTCATTCTTGTGGATGCGAATGCAAAAGGACAGGTCAGAGGGTATGTATCAAACCCTCATGTTCACTTTGATTTGAACGAGCACGGCAAGCTGGATGTAAGAAAAGGTGTTGGCACGGACGGTACACTCACTGTCGTAAAGGATATAGGACTGCGTGACTATTTTACAGGACAGGTTCCGATTGTATCGGGTGAGCTTGGAGAAGACTTTACCTATTACTTCGCGACTTCTGAGCAGGTCAACTCTTCCGTTGGTGTCGGAGTACTGGTTAATCCTGACAACTCGATCAAAGCAGCAGGGGGATTCATCATTCAGCTGATTCCAGGGACTACAGAAGAAACGATTACAGCAATCGAACAACGATTGCAGACGATCCCTCCAGTATCAAAGCTGATTGAAAAGGGCTTATCTCCTGAAGAATTGCTGGAGGAATTGCTTGGAAAAGAGAATGTTAAAGTTCTTGATACAATGCCTGTGAATTTTGAGTGTAATTGCTCGAAGGACCGATTCAGCAATGCCTTGATCAGCCTGGGGTCAGATGAAATCCGTGATATGATCGAGACAGAGGGACAGGCAGAAGCACACTGCCATTTCTGCAACGAAAAGTACATGTTCTCCAAAGAAGAACTGGAAGAGATAGAGAGAGAAGCGAAATAA
- a CDS encoding type III pantothenate kinase — protein MIFVFDVGNTNIVLGVYDKEELKHHWRIETNRHRTEDEFGMIVKTLFDHVDLSFSDIDGIIISSVVPPIMFSLERMCQKYFHRKPLVVGPGIKTGLDIKYENPREVGADRIVNAVAAIHEYGSPLVIVDFGTATTYCYINEHNQYMGGAIAPGIGISTEALYSRAAKLPRIEISRPDDVVGKNTVSAMQAGILYGYVGQVEGIVKRMKDKSAVPPKVIATGGLANLIAQESNIIDAVDPFLTLKGLQLIYKRNIEKHN, from the coding sequence TTGATTTTTGTTTTTGATGTCGGGAATACAAATATCGTGTTAGGTGTTTATGATAAAGAAGAGTTGAAGCACCATTGGAGAATAGAAACGAACCGCCATAGAACGGAAGATGAATTTGGCATGATCGTCAAAACTCTTTTTGACCATGTTGATCTTTCTTTTTCAGATATTGATGGAATCATCATCTCGTCTGTCGTTCCGCCAATCATGTTCTCGCTTGAGAGAATGTGCCAGAAGTACTTTCACCGCAAGCCATTAGTCGTCGGTCCTGGAATTAAGACAGGACTGGACATTAAATATGAAAATCCAAGAGAGGTCGGAGCGGACCGGATCGTCAATGCGGTTGCGGCGATACATGAATATGGAAGCCCTCTGGTCATTGTCGATTTTGGTACAGCTACCACTTACTGCTATATCAATGAGCATAATCAATATATGGGCGGAGCGATTGCGCCGGGGATCGGCATCTCTACTGAAGCCCTATATTCAAGGGCTGCCAAGCTCCCGCGGATAGAAATCAGCAGACCGGATGATGTGGTTGGAAAGAATACGGTTTCGGCCATGCAAGCTGGCATTCTGTATGGATATGTTGGACAAGTAGAGGGAATAGTTAAACGGATGAAAGATAAGAGTGCAGTCCCTCCTAAAGTGATTGCGACAGGCGGCCTGGCAAATTTGATTGCCCAGGAATCAAATATCATCGATGCCGTGGATCCTTTTTTAACGTTAAAGGGATTGCAACTTATCTATAAGCGCAATATCGAAAAACACAATTAA